Proteins from a genomic interval of Microbacterium abyssi:
- a CDS encoding MFS transporter, translating into MTDQPGFTPTGTIASAADRRRVVFATVVGTTVEWYDFFIYATAVGLVFGELFFKPLGADSILIGFATVGISFLFRPLGAFLAGHFGDRLGRKRVLMWTLILMGAATALIGVLPTYESIGMTAPILLVLLRILQGLSAGGEWGGAVLMAVEHAPRSKRGAFGASPQIGVPLGLLLASGVMAIMTAIAPGEQFLAWGWRVPFLLSVVLILVGYYVRRNVEESPVFAELAERKEKAKMPIVQLFRKHLLLVIIAALVFAGNNAVGYMTTGGYIQNYSTDPGGPLGLDRGPVLWAVTGSAVTWLLSTLIAGFVSDRLGRRTTYIIGWILQLGGVFALFPLVNTGNVGLLFAGLAILTIGLGFTYGPQAALYTELFPASIRFSGVSISYAIGAIAGGAFAPTIATALVKATGTTMSVTWYLAGMTVIGLIATLLLRDRSGIPLGPDHEEEQSISPIRGLARA; encoded by the coding sequence ATGACTGATCAGCCCGGCTTCACGCCGACCGGCACCATCGCCAGCGCCGCCGACCGGCGCCGAGTGGTGTTCGCCACAGTCGTCGGAACCACCGTCGAGTGGTACGACTTCTTCATCTACGCCACGGCCGTCGGGCTCGTGTTCGGAGAACTGTTCTTCAAGCCGCTCGGCGCCGACAGCATCCTCATCGGGTTCGCCACCGTCGGCATCAGCTTCCTGTTCCGCCCACTCGGTGCGTTCCTCGCCGGCCACTTCGGCGACCGACTCGGGCGCAAGCGGGTACTGATGTGGACACTGATCCTGATGGGGGCCGCGACCGCGCTCATCGGTGTTCTGCCGACCTACGAGAGCATCGGCATGACCGCGCCGATCCTGCTCGTGCTGCTGCGCATCCTGCAGGGGCTCTCGGCCGGAGGCGAGTGGGGCGGCGCGGTGCTGATGGCCGTCGAGCACGCACCCAGGTCGAAGCGCGGTGCATTCGGCGCGTCGCCGCAGATCGGCGTTCCGCTGGGACTGCTGCTGGCGTCCGGCGTCATGGCCATCATGACCGCGATCGCACCCGGCGAGCAGTTCCTCGCATGGGGCTGGCGTGTGCCGTTCCTGCTCAGCGTCGTGCTGATCCTGGTCGGCTACTACGTGCGGCGCAATGTCGAGGAGAGCCCGGTCTTCGCGGAGCTCGCCGAGCGCAAGGAGAAGGCGAAGATGCCGATCGTGCAACTGTTCCGCAAGCACCTGCTGCTCGTGATCATCGCCGCACTGGTGTTCGCCGGCAACAACGCTGTCGGCTACATGACCACTGGCGGTTACATCCAGAACTACTCCACCGACCCGGGGGGCCCGCTGGGTCTCGATCGCGGTCCGGTGCTGTGGGCTGTGACGGGTTCCGCCGTGACCTGGTTGCTGTCGACGCTCATCGCGGGCTTCGTGTCCGACCGGCTCGGCCGCCGCACGACCTACATCATCGGCTGGATTCTGCAGCTCGGCGGTGTGTTCGCGCTGTTCCCGCTTGTGAACACCGGCAATGTCGGCCTGCTCTTCGCCGGTCTCGCCATCCTCACGATCGGTCTCGGTTTCACATACGGGCCGCAGGCGGCGCTGTACACGGAGCTCTTCCCGGCCAGCATCCGGTTCTCGGGCGTCTCGATCTCGTACGCGATCGGTGCGATCGCCGGTGGTGCATTCGCCCCGACCATCGCCACGGCGCTGGTGAAGGCGACCGGGACGACGATGTCGGTGACCTGGTACCTCGCGGGCATGACCGTGATCGGCCTCATCGCGACGCTCCTGCTCCGCGACCGCAGCGGCATCCCCCTGGGCCCGGACCACGAGGAAGAGCAGTCGATCAGCCCGATCCGCGGTCTCGCGCGGGCGTGA
- a CDS encoding fumarylacetoacetate hydrolase family protein, translated as MTDPIARPGKIIAIHLSYASRADQRGRRPAHPSYFFKVASSVAASGGTVERPAGTELLAFEGEIALVIGEPARNVSLEDAWSHVASVTAANDLGLYDLRANDKGSNVRSKGGDGYTPLGPNLVDARSVDPHDIRVRTWVNGELRQDDNSSGLIFPLAQFVADLSQHFTLETGDVILTGTPAGSSVIVPGDVVEVEVDAPNAPGTPTSGRLVTTVTQGDVPFDKALGSMPTVDDTQRTEAWGSAEAAGLEPATSGLSPELRAKLEQAPTAGLSAQLRKRGHHSCFIDGVAANIPGTKIVGTARTLRFVPAREDLFKSHGGGFNAQKRLFDAVGDGEVIVIEARGDATTGTLGDILALRAKARGAVGVVSDGGVRDFDEVVRIGLPVFSQGAHPSVLGRKHVPWEVDVTIGCGGAAVQPGDIIVGDGDGVIVIPPSLVGEVVDATLAQEEEDAWIASQVEAGHPVDGLFPMNAEWRAKYEASRA; from the coding sequence GTGACCGACCCGATCGCTCGGCCCGGCAAGATCATCGCGATCCACCTCAGCTACGCGTCCCGCGCCGACCAGCGCGGTCGGCGCCCGGCACACCCCTCCTACTTCTTCAAAGTCGCCAGCTCCGTCGCGGCATCCGGCGGCACCGTCGAGCGCCCCGCGGGCACAGAGCTCCTCGCCTTCGAGGGCGAGATCGCTCTCGTCATCGGCGAGCCCGCCCGCAACGTCAGCCTCGAGGACGCGTGGTCGCACGTCGCGTCCGTCACCGCAGCCAACGACCTCGGCCTCTACGACCTGCGCGCGAACGACAAGGGATCGAACGTCCGATCCAAAGGCGGCGACGGCTACACCCCGCTCGGTCCCAACCTCGTCGACGCACGCTCGGTCGACCCGCACGACATCCGCGTGCGCACCTGGGTCAACGGCGAGCTGCGTCAGGACGACAACTCCTCGGGCCTCATCTTCCCGCTCGCGCAGTTCGTCGCCGATCTCTCGCAGCACTTCACTCTCGAGACCGGAGACGTCATCCTCACCGGAACGCCTGCCGGATCCTCCGTCATCGTGCCGGGCGACGTCGTCGAGGTCGAGGTGGATGCCCCGAACGCACCGGGCACGCCGACCAGCGGCCGTCTCGTCACCACGGTGACGCAGGGCGACGTGCCCTTCGACAAGGCCCTCGGCTCGATGCCGACGGTCGACGACACGCAGCGCACCGAGGCCTGGGGGTCGGCTGAAGCGGCAGGGCTCGAGCCCGCGACCAGCGGCCTCTCCCCCGAGCTCCGCGCCAAGCTCGAGCAGGCGCCCACGGCGGGCCTCTCCGCCCAGTTGCGCAAGCGCGGTCACCACTCCTGCTTCATCGACGGCGTCGCAGCGAACATCCCCGGCACGAAGATCGTCGGCACCGCGCGCACGCTGCGCTTCGTCCCCGCCCGCGAGGACCTCTTCAAGAGCCACGGCGGCGGGTTCAACGCCCAGAAACGTCTCTTCGACGCGGTCGGCGACGGCGAGGTCATCGTGATCGAGGCGCGGGGGGACGCCACGACCGGCACTCTCGGCGACATCCTCGCGCTGCGCGCGAAGGCCCGCGGCGCCGTCGGAGTCGTCAGCGACGGCGGAGTGCGCGACTTCGACGAGGTCGTGCGCATCGGCCTGCCGGTGTTCTCGCAAGGGGCGCACCCCTCGGTGCTCGGGCGCAAGCACGTGCCGTGGGAGGTCGACGTCACGATCGGCTGCGGTGGCGCCGCCGTGCAGCCCGGCGACATCATCGTCGGCGACGGAGACGGCGTGATCGTGATCCCGCCCTCGCTCGTCGGAGAGGTCGTGGACGCGACGCTCGCCCAGGAGGAGGAGGACGCGTGGATCGCCTCGCAGGTGGAGGCGGGCCATCCGGTGGATGGTCTGTTCCCGATGAACGCGGAATGGCGCGCGAAGTACGAGGCGAGCCGCGCATGA
- a CDS encoding GntR family transcriptional regulator: MTKALSKSQQAYLWVKERIAAQTYTPGYRLVLGSIAGELDMSVVPVREAIRQLEAEGLVQFEHNVGARVSMVDDTQYRHSMEALSILEGSATALSARHLTADDLKLARAINAKMIETLDHFNPPAFTQLNQEFHAALIAPCPNPRLQELVTVEMQRLNRLRDSTFSFVPGRAHESVREHEQIVALIENSAPIDEIERVAREHHSATLDAYLTKARPDDAVGTHVH; this comes from the coding sequence ATGACGAAGGCCCTCAGCAAGTCTCAGCAGGCGTATCTCTGGGTCAAGGAGCGCATCGCCGCTCAGACCTATACGCCCGGCTACCGGCTCGTGCTCGGCAGCATCGCCGGCGAACTCGACATGAGCGTGGTGCCGGTGCGCGAGGCGATCCGGCAGCTCGAGGCCGAGGGGCTCGTGCAGTTCGAGCACAACGTCGGCGCGCGCGTGTCGATGGTGGATGACACCCAGTACCGGCACAGCATGGAGGCCCTCAGCATCCTGGAGGGCAGCGCCACCGCGCTGTCCGCCCGCCACCTCACCGCCGACGATCTGAAGCTCGCCCGAGCGATCAACGCGAAGATGATCGAGACGCTCGACCACTTCAACCCGCCGGCGTTCACTCAGCTCAACCAGGAGTTCCACGCGGCCCTCATCGCCCCGTGCCCCAATCCGCGCCTGCAGGAGCTCGTCACCGTCGAGATGCAGCGCCTGAACCGGCTGCGCGACTCGACGTTCAGCTTCGTCCCCGGCCGCGCGCACGAGTCAGTCAGGGAGCACGAGCAGATCGTCGCCCTGATAGAGAACAGCGCCCCGATCGACGAGATCGAGCGCGTCGCGCGCGAGCACCATTCGGCGACGCTCGACGCCTACCTCACCAAAGCACGCCCCGACGACGCCGTCGGCACCCACGTCCACTGA
- the hpaE gene encoding 5-carboxymethyl-2-hydroxymuconate semialdehyde dehydrogenase, with product MTDNRIPANLPDHIQHYIDGAFVDSVDGGTFDVLDPVTNENYTTAAAGKKADIDLAVAAAKRAFDEGPWPKMLPRERSRVLHRIADLVESRDARLAELESYDSGLPITQALGQARRAAENFRFFADLIVAQADDTFKVPGRQINYVNRKPIGVAGLITPWNTPFMLESWKLGPALATGNTVVLKPAEFTPLSASLWAGIFEEAGLPKGVFNLVNGLGEDAGDALVKHPDVPLISFTGESRTGQIIFGNAAPYLKGLSMELGGKSPAVVFADADLEAAINATIFGVFSLNGERCTAGSRILVERSIYDEFVEKYAAQAKRVKVGYPHDPTTEVGALVHPEHYEKVMSYVEIGKSEARLVAGGGRPDGFETGNYVAPTVFADVSPDARIFQEEIFGPVVAITPFDSDEEALELANNTRYGLAAYIWTNDLKRAHNFAGNVEAGMVWLNSNNVRDLRTPFGGVKASGLGHEGGYRSIDFYTDQQAVHINLGEVHNPVFGKQ from the coding sequence ATGACTGACAACCGCATCCCCGCAAATCTGCCCGATCACATCCAGCACTACATCGACGGCGCCTTCGTCGACTCGGTCGACGGCGGCACGTTCGACGTGCTCGACCCGGTGACCAACGAGAACTACACCACGGCCGCTGCCGGCAAGAAGGCCGACATCGATCTCGCCGTCGCCGCGGCCAAGCGCGCGTTCGACGAAGGCCCGTGGCCGAAGATGCTCCCCCGCGAGCGGTCACGCGTACTGCACCGCATCGCCGACCTAGTCGAGTCCCGCGACGCACGCCTCGCCGAGCTCGAGTCGTACGACTCCGGCCTGCCGATCACCCAGGCGCTCGGCCAGGCGCGGCGCGCAGCCGAGAACTTCCGATTCTTCGCCGACCTGATCGTCGCGCAGGCCGATGACACGTTCAAGGTGCCCGGCCGCCAGATCAACTATGTCAATCGCAAGCCCATCGGCGTCGCGGGTCTCATCACGCCCTGGAACACGCCGTTCATGCTCGAGTCGTGGAAGCTCGGCCCGGCGCTCGCGACCGGCAACACGGTGGTGCTCAAGCCCGCCGAGTTCACGCCGCTCTCGGCATCCCTGTGGGCCGGGATCTTCGAGGAGGCCGGCCTCCCGAAGGGCGTCTTCAACCTCGTCAACGGTCTCGGCGAAGACGCCGGTGACGCGCTCGTGAAGCACCCCGACGTGCCGCTGATCTCGTTCACCGGCGAGAGCCGCACCGGGCAGATCATCTTCGGCAACGCGGCCCCTTACCTCAAGGGCCTGTCGATGGAGCTCGGCGGCAAGTCTCCGGCGGTCGTCTTCGCCGACGCGGACCTCGAGGCCGCGATCAACGCCACGATCTTCGGCGTGTTCTCCCTCAACGGCGAGCGCTGCACGGCCGGCTCCCGCATCCTCGTCGAGCGCAGCATCTACGACGAGTTCGTCGAGAAGTACGCCGCTCAGGCGAAGCGCGTGAAGGTCGGCTACCCGCACGACCCCACCACCGAGGTCGGCGCTCTCGTGCACCCGGAGCACTACGAGAAGGTCATGAGCTACGTCGAGATCGGCAAGTCCGAGGCGCGTCTGGTCGCCGGCGGCGGCCGCCCCGACGGCTTCGAGACCGGCAACTACGTCGCCCCGACCGTCTTCGCCGACGTCTCCCCCGATGCCCGGATCTTCCAGGAGGAGATCTTCGGCCCCGTCGTCGCGATCACCCCGTTCGACAGCGACGAGGAGGCCCTGGAACTGGCGAACAACACCCGCTACGGCCTCGCGGCGTACATCTGGACCAATGACCTCAAGCGCGCGCACAACTTCGCAGGAAACGTCGAGGCCGGCATGGTGTGGCTGAACTCGAACAACGTGCGAGACCTGCGCACCCCGTTCGGCGGCGTGAAGGCGTCCGGTCTCGGACACGAGGGCGGTTACCGCTCGATCGACTTCTACACCGACCAGCAGGCCGTGCACATCAACCTCGGCGAGGTCCACAACCCCGTCTTCGGAAAGCAGTAA
- the hpaD gene encoding 3,4-dihydroxyphenylacetate 2,3-dioxygenase: MTNRKDMTLTSSGYYVSQEAPIETGNPVATPQASPPDILRCAYMELVVTDLAASRQFYVDILGLYVTEEDDEAIYLRSTEEFIHHNLVLRKGPVAAVAAFSYRVRTPEDLDRAVEFYTELGSDVRRNENGFVKGIGDSVRVVDPLGFPYEFFYQADHVERMSWRYDLHTPGELVRLDHFNQVTPDVPRAVKYMQDLGFRVTEDIQDEEGTVYAAWMRRKPTVHDTAMTGGDGPRMHHVCFATHEKHNILAICDKLGALRRSDAIERGPGRHGVSNAFYLYLRDPDGHRVEVYTQDYYTGDPDNPVVTWDVHDNQRRDWWGNPVVPSWYTEASLVLDLDGNPQAVVARTDDSEMAVTIGADGFSYTRRDEGEESMPEYKQGEYKLGHQL, translated from the coding sequence ATGACCAATCGCAAAGACATGACGCTCACCTCCTCCGGCTACTACGTGAGCCAGGAGGCACCGATCGAGACGGGCAACCCTGTCGCGACCCCGCAGGCCTCGCCTCCGGACATCCTCCGCTGCGCCTACATGGAGCTCGTGGTCACCGATCTTGCGGCATCCCGCCAGTTCTACGTCGACATCCTCGGCCTGTACGTCACGGAAGAGGACGACGAGGCGATCTACCTGCGCTCGACCGAGGAGTTCATCCACCACAACCTCGTGCTCCGCAAGGGTCCGGTCGCCGCCGTTGCCGCGTTCTCGTACCGCGTGCGCACGCCCGAGGATCTCGACCGCGCGGTCGAGTTCTACACCGAGCTCGGCAGCGACGTCCGTCGCAACGAGAACGGCTTCGTCAAGGGCATCGGCGATTCGGTGCGCGTGGTCGATCCGCTCGGATTCCCGTACGAATTCTTCTACCAGGCCGACCACGTCGAGCGGATGTCGTGGCGCTACGACCTGCACACCCCCGGGGAACTCGTCCGCCTCGATCACTTCAACCAGGTCACGCCCGACGTGCCGCGCGCCGTGAAGTACATGCAGGACCTCGGCTTCCGCGTCACCGAGGACATCCAGGACGAGGAGGGCACCGTCTACGCCGCCTGGATGCGCCGCAAGCCCACCGTGCACGACACGGCGATGACCGGCGGCGACGGCCCCCGCATGCATCACGTGTGCTTCGCGACCCACGAGAAGCACAACATCCTCGCGATCTGCGACAAGCTCGGGGCGCTCCGCCGCTCGGACGCGATCGAGCGCGGCCCCGGCCGTCACGGCGTCTCGAACGCGTTCTACCTGTACCTGCGCGACCCGGATGGTCACCGCGTCGAGGTGTACACGCAGGACTACTACACCGGCGACCCTGACAACCCCGTTGTCACCTGGGACGTGCACGACAACCAGCGCCGCGACTGGTGGGGCAACCCCGTCGTGCCTTCCTGGTACACCGAGGCGTCGCTCGTGCTCGACCTCGACGGCAACCCGCAGGCCGTCGTCGCGCGCACCGACGACAGCGAGATGGCCGTCACGATCGGCGCCGACGGATTCTCGTACACTCGCAGGGACGAGGGCGAGGAATCCATGCCGGAGTACAAGCAGGGCGAGTACAAGCTGGGGCACCAGCTGTGA
- a CDS encoding 2-keto-4-pentenoate hydratase: MPAEVIEQIADELAEADRTHGVVPRITARYPDATIEDSYAIQGIWRDKNLAAGRTLVGRKIGLTSKAMQQATGITEPDYGVMFDDTVYPSGSEIRFDDFSNVRIEVELAFVLKEPLEGPDCTLDDALAAIDYAVPALEVLNSHIELEGRTIVDTISDNAAYGAMVLGDVRLRPDEIDLRWVPGVLSRNGEIEETGVAAGVLGHPATGVAWLANKFHQHGARLEADEIILAGSFTRPMWVHKGDEVRCDYREMGTITCRFV, translated from the coding sequence CTGCCCGCCGAGGTGATCGAGCAGATCGCCGACGAACTCGCCGAGGCCGACCGCACGCACGGCGTCGTCCCGCGGATCACGGCGCGCTACCCGGATGCCACGATCGAGGACTCCTATGCCATTCAGGGCATCTGGCGGGACAAGAACCTCGCCGCCGGCCGCACGCTGGTCGGTCGCAAGATCGGTCTGACCTCCAAGGCGATGCAGCAGGCGACCGGGATCACCGAGCCCGACTACGGGGTCATGTTCGACGACACCGTGTACCCGTCGGGCTCGGAGATCCGCTTCGACGACTTCTCGAACGTGCGCATCGAGGTCGAACTCGCCTTCGTGCTCAAGGAGCCGCTGGAGGGTCCGGACTGCACGCTCGACGACGCTCTCGCCGCGATCGACTACGCGGTGCCGGCGCTCGAGGTGCTGAACTCGCACATCGAGCTCGAGGGCCGCACGATCGTCGACACGATCAGCGACAACGCCGCGTACGGCGCCATGGTGCTCGGCGACGTGCGCCTGCGCCCCGACGAGATCGACCTGCGCTGGGTGCCCGGTGTGCTCTCTCGCAACGGCGAGATCGAGGAGACCGGCGTCGCCGCCGGCGTTCTCGGGCACCCGGCGACCGGGGTCGCGTGGCTCGCGAACAAGTTCCACCAGCACGGTGCACGGCTGGAGGCGGACGAGATCATCCTCGCCGGTTCCTTCACCCGCCCCATGTGGGTGCACAAGGGCGACGAGGTGCGCTGCGACTACCGGGAGATGGGAACCATCACATGCCGTTTCGTATAG
- a CDS encoding HpcH/HpaI aldolase family protein: protein MPFRIEPAPSFRERLAAADRPLIGAWICSGSPIAAEIVAGSGLDWTLIDAEHSPIGLESILALLQAVAPYPITPVVRVPSADATLIKQVLDVGAQNLLVPMVDSAADAAAAVAATRYPPRGIRGVGSALARAGQFNRIEDYLQRAHEITSLSVQIETDAAVQNARAIAEVDGVDAVFIGPSDLAASMGLLGQQEHPDVVAAVEHTIAEVRAAGKPVGVNAFTPATARRYTDAGASFALVAADVSILARATEKLAAEWIPDADTTQRAGY, encoded by the coding sequence ATGCCGTTTCGTATAGAGCCCGCGCCGTCCTTCCGTGAGCGGCTCGCCGCCGCCGATCGTCCCCTCATCGGGGCCTGGATCTGCTCCGGCAGCCCGATCGCCGCCGAGATCGTCGCCGGTTCCGGCCTCGACTGGACGCTCATCGACGCCGAGCACAGCCCGATCGGCCTCGAGTCCATCCTCGCGCTTCTGCAGGCGGTCGCCCCGTACCCGATCACGCCCGTCGTCAGGGTCCCGTCCGCAGATGCGACTCTCATCAAGCAGGTGCTCGACGTCGGCGCGCAGAACCTGCTGGTGCCGATGGTCGACAGCGCCGCGGATGCCGCAGCCGCCGTCGCCGCGACCCGCTACCCGCCGCGCGGCATCCGAGGCGTCGGCAGCGCGCTCGCGCGCGCCGGGCAGTTCAACCGCATCGAGGACTACCTGCAGCGTGCCCACGAGATCACCTCGCTGAGCGTGCAGATCGAGACGGATGCCGCCGTGCAGAATGCCCGCGCGATCGCCGAGGTCGACGGGGTGGATGCCGTCTTCATCGGACCGAGTGACCTCGCCGCATCCATGGGGCTGCTCGGCCAGCAGGAGCATCCCGACGTCGTCGCGGCCGTCGAGCACACCATCGCCGAGGTACGCGCCGCCGGAAAGCCCGTGGGCGTGAACGCCTTCACCCCGGCGACCGCACGTCGGTACACCGACGCCGGCGCATCGTTCGCGCTGGTCGCGGCCGACGTGTCGATCCTCGCGCGGGCGACCGAGAAGCTCGCCGCGGAGTGGATCCCCGACGCCGACACGACTCAGCGCGCCGGCTACTGA
- a CDS encoding ROK family transcriptional regulator: protein MKEHATAVEAVRRTNLGEVLRLVHHEGPRSRSLITSETGLNRSTVADLVTALVERGLVVEQVPDPTKRVGRPSPVAAANTDVVAIGVNPEVDAIEIGAVSLGGGLRARTRIELTAVPSAADAVAAVAGTVRRWQEDELSGCRIIGLGVAVPGLVRAFDGLVRLAPHLDWRDEDVATPLAEALGMPVAVGNDASLGARAEHLFGAAREHADVVYLNGGASGIGGGLILDGMLIRGAGGYAGEWGQTRPGIANESHRRTHDGVLEEEVSRARLLAAAQLVGGDDAALAAALASDPGPTADEEVVRQRRVLAATVANAVNALNPSMIVLGGFLAILRDRDPESFDADVRGRSLAVAAEGLQITSAALAQDRLLIGAAEAAFAALLADPLGVAAQ, encoded by the coding sequence ATGAAGGAACACGCGACCGCAGTCGAGGCGGTGCGGCGAACGAACCTCGGCGAGGTGCTGCGGCTGGTCCACCACGAAGGTCCGCGTTCCCGGTCTCTGATCACCTCCGAGACAGGCCTCAACCGGTCGACGGTCGCCGACCTCGTCACCGCGCTCGTCGAGCGCGGCCTCGTCGTGGAGCAGGTGCCCGATCCCACGAAGCGGGTGGGACGTCCGAGCCCCGTGGCCGCGGCCAACACGGACGTCGTCGCGATCGGCGTCAACCCGGAGGTCGATGCGATCGAGATCGGCGCGGTCAGCCTCGGGGGAGGACTGCGGGCACGCACCCGCATCGAGCTCACCGCGGTGCCGAGCGCGGCGGATGCCGTCGCCGCAGTCGCCGGAACCGTGCGGCGGTGGCAGGAGGACGAGCTCTCCGGCTGCCGCATCATTGGGCTCGGCGTCGCGGTCCCAGGTCTCGTGCGCGCATTCGATGGACTCGTGCGGCTCGCACCGCACCTCGACTGGCGCGACGAGGACGTCGCGACACCGCTCGCCGAGGCGCTCGGGATGCCGGTCGCCGTGGGCAACGATGCGTCTCTGGGTGCCCGCGCCGAGCACCTGTTCGGCGCGGCCCGCGAGCACGCGGATGTGGTCTACCTCAATGGCGGCGCGAGCGGCATCGGTGGCGGTCTGATCCTCGATGGCATGCTGATCCGTGGCGCCGGCGGTTATGCGGGGGAATGGGGTCAGACCCGGCCCGGCATCGCGAACGAGTCGCATCGGCGCACGCATGACGGGGTGCTCGAGGAAGAGGTGAGTCGCGCACGGCTCCTGGCGGCCGCCCAGCTCGTCGGCGGAGACGACGCTGCGCTGGCAGCCGCGCTTGCGTCCGACCCCGGTCCGACCGCGGACGAGGAGGTCGTCCGGCAGCGACGGGTGCTCGCCGCGACGGTCGCCAACGCGGTGAACGCGCTGAATCCCTCGATGATCGTGCTCGGCGGTTTCCTGGCCATCCTGCGCGATCGTGATCCGGAGTCTTTCGACGCCGACGTGCGCGGACGTTCGCTCGCGGTCGCCGCCGAAGGTCTGCAGATCACGTCGGCCGCGCTCGCCCAGGATCGCCTGCTCATCGGCGCGGCCGAGGCGGCGTTCGCCGCGCTGCTCGCCGACCCGCTGGGAGTGGCTGCTCAGTAG
- a CDS encoding glycoside hydrolase family 43 protein gives MITVANPILPGCHPDPSICRVGDDYYLVTSTFEYLPGLPVMRSRDLVHWETIGHAIDRAEMLDFAGIRSSGGLYAPTIRHDGERFWIVCTLVDPSDDTRGGNFLITAEDAAGPWSDPIWLDADGIDPSVAFDESGRVWMHGTRLARDPAWRDQTEVWVREYAPAERALVGPEHVIWRGAVNGVVWAEGPHLYRIGSRWYLIAAEGGTEADHAVSVARADAVTGPYEGARTNPVFTHRHLGRGAGVIGAGHADLIQAPDGSWYAVMLAMRAADGHHYPLGRETFLCPVAWEDGWPVFAPGRGRLPDALEIPWADAAAESGTWQPDARLSGAIDARDPRWTSLRVLPAEIATAEADGTWLLPVRTASPADAETVAFLGIRQQHADVDTTARLDVSTLADGETAGLIVRQSERDHAAVQVTKTGDGLLLRAMHRRDDWEAVLAERALADAASVPLAVRARGYAYDLIGDGAVIATVDARELDAAATGGFLGTWFGVFATAHGRGPRGSVRIGAFRYEPPVDAVAVPIT, from the coding sequence ATGATCACCGTTGCCAATCCGATCCTTCCCGGGTGCCACCCCGACCCCTCGATCTGCCGGGTCGGTGACGACTATTACCTCGTCACCTCCACGTTCGAATACCTGCCGGGGCTCCCGGTGATGCGGTCGCGCGACCTGGTGCACTGGGAGACGATCGGTCACGCGATCGACCGCGCCGAGATGCTGGATTTCGCCGGCATCCGCTCGTCCGGCGGGCTGTACGCGCCGACGATCCGGCACGATGGGGAGCGCTTCTGGATCGTCTGCACGCTCGTGGATCCGTCCGACGACACCCGCGGCGGCAACTTCCTCATCACGGCGGAGGATGCCGCGGGGCCGTGGAGCGACCCGATCTGGCTGGATGCCGACGGGATCGATCCCTCCGTGGCCTTCGACGAGTCAGGACGCGTGTGGATGCACGGCACCCGGCTCGCGCGTGACCCCGCTTGGCGCGACCAGACCGAGGTCTGGGTGCGGGAGTACGCTCCCGCAGAGCGAGCGCTGGTCGGGCCCGAGCACGTGATCTGGCGCGGCGCCGTGAACGGCGTGGTGTGGGCCGAGGGGCCGCACCTGTACCGGATCGGCAGTCGCTGGTACCTGATCGCGGCCGAGGGAGGCACCGAGGCGGATCATGCCGTCAGCGTGGCGCGTGCCGATGCGGTGACCGGGCCGTATGAAGGAGCCCGCACCAACCCCGTGTTCACACACCGGCATCTCGGACGCGGCGCCGGCGTGATCGGCGCCGGCCACGCCGACCTGATCCAGGCCCCGGACGGATCCTGGTACGCGGTCATGCTCGCCATGCGCGCCGCCGACGGCCACCACTATCCGCTCGGGCGGGAGACGTTCCTGTGCCCGGTGGCGTGGGAGGATGGCTGGCCGGTCTTCGCACCAGGGCGCGGGCGGCTTCCCGACGCGCTGGAGATCCCGTGGGCGGATGCTGCCGCGGAGAGCGGCACGTGGCAGCCGGATGCGCGGCTGTCGGGAGCGATCGACGCCCGGGATCCGCGGTGGACGTCGCTGCGCGTTCTGCCCGCGGAGATCGCGACCGCCGAGGCCGACGGCACGTGGCTTCTGCCGGTGAGGACCGCGTCGCCGGCGGATGCCGAAACCGTGGCCTTCCTCGGCATCCGTCAGCAGCACGCCGACGTCGACACGACGGCTCGGCTCGACGTGTCGACGCTCGCCGACGGCGAGACGGCAGGGCTCATCGTTCGGCAGTCGGAGCGCGATCACGCGGCCGTGCAGGTGACGAAGACCGGCGATGGGCTGCTGCTGCGAGCCATGCACCGACGCGACGACTGGGAGGCCGTGCTCGCCGAGCGCGCGCTCGCCGACGCGGCATCCGTGCCTCTCGCCGTGCGTGCGCGCGGCTACGCGTACGACCTCATCGGCGACGGCGCGGTGATCGCGACCGTCGACGCGCGCGAACTGGATGCGGCAGCGACAGGCGGCTTCCTCGGGACCTGGTTCGGTGTCTTCGCGACGGCCCACGGGCGGGGACCGCGCGGCAGTGTTCGCATCGGAGCATTCCGCTACGAGCCGCCCGTCGATGCCGTCGCGGTGCCGATAACCTGA